In Xiphophorus maculatus strain JP 163 A chromosome 9, X_maculatus-5.0-male, whole genome shotgun sequence, the genomic window TCATAAATCACAACTTGTCAAATGCAGCAGTGTGTTTCGAGGGAAAATAAACAAGGTGTGTGTAATCATAAAACACAGCTTGTAATGACAACTCAGCATTTCTTGCTTCTCCCTCTGAAATGTGTCCAGGTTTCCCCCGTACCCTGACGCAGGCGCAGGCCCTCAACAGCCTCTATCAGATGGACCTGGTCATCAGCCTCAACATTCCCTATGAGACTCTGAAGGAGAGGCTGAGTGACCGCTGGGTCCACCCTGCCAGCGGCAGAGTTTACAACATGGGATTCAACCCCCCTCGAGTTCAGGtatcaaacatgtaaaagtgaGCCCTTGCTGGCAAAGATTCAAATCCGCAGCTCTAGATGTTGTGACAACTTGTTGTTTCCTCACACAGATTGTACGGGCGTGTTCCAAAGCTGAGAAGAATTTAGAGTTCATAGTGATTCAGCAAAAACGTTAAAAAAAGGGGGGCGACGGGGGAAAACACAACCATAGTCTCATTACTCCTGAAGTAACGCTCACGCTTCTTTCTTTATACTGCAGAGAAATGGTTACTGTAATTCTACAGGTGTTGATGTTCAGAAGTTTACAAGCTCATCATATTCTAACATGCATGCAGACTGGAAAGGTTGTACAGCGTGTAATTTTAAAAGCAAGAATTGGTTACAAGGTTAAACTTTATGTGGAATTCCTCTAATTCACAGTGTCAAATATATTCATACCAACTCAAACATATACATACACCcactaataaaattaaaaccagatatttgtATACACTCTACATAAGGACCCATTACCTTTTTTCCTCTTAGTTTGAATTTAGTCAAAGTTTTTGACAGCAACTCCCATTTTAGGTTATTTAGGTCTTAGCacaaatgcttttcttttaacattaAACAGGTCAGGACACAACTCTAATGCACAGTCTGTATCTGGTTTCAGATGATTTTTGTTCAATTATCAGCAGGGTTCCAGTTTAATTTGAACTAAATGTTTGAAAGACTCTGCTTGGCTAAGTTTGAACTGCTTGGTTTCCATTATGGATCTGGATGTTAAGAACCGTCCTCAAACCTTCAGTAGAGTTGAAGTAGTTACGGAAGAAGAGTTGAAGAAGCTTCAAGTTATCCTAATTTAATTCTTTCCAAAGCCAAAGAAAATTGCTGTGTTGCAGCACCCATCTCCGCTCAAACTGTCAACCCTAATATAGTATCGGTTAAAGTTATAAATATTAGTAGGTTTTATAgctatttttgtaaatatggtTTAAACGTGGATGTAGATGGGTTTCACAACAGTACAATGATACCAAACACATCAGAACTGATTTTGAAAAGCACAAGTCAGGCTAATATTAACCTTCTGGAACGGACCCAACCTCCAACCTGAAGAAACTTTATTAagtatgattttaaaaaacaggttCATATCAGGGAAACAACGAATTTAAATCATGTCTACCAATTCTGAAAAGAAGATTGATCAAATTTCTAACAGAATTAAGCCAGAATCTGCTTAATGATCAGAATGGAAAACTTGCAAATTCCAACCTCCAAATATTAGTGGagttgtgtatatatatatttgagcctgtatgtataattttgtCACATATAGAtcagagaaaatccacaataaattcaaatttttataCTCGCTTTTCAGGCATTCAAGTactaacatgttttaaattgaaagaCTCTCAAAATATAGaggataaataaactttttaaataatataaattttgttttaatgtaatttaatgaCATGAGATTTAACTATTTACATTTGGAAGGCGAAAGAGATTTGACTCAGAATTTAGAAATCTTTTTATAGAACTCAACTtttggaagaaaacacaaaaagttataaataaaaaggattttttttgtgatgttcaGCTTGTAATTTTTAGTTAATAGTTTTGTGACTATGGGATGTTTTCACTGGTTATATTTTGGTATATAATGAGGAGCATtttatgggaaaatatttttcaatttgatgTAATTCTCTGCCCTGGAGGATTTAACAGACTGTTGCAGCTTTGAATTGTTGTGACCTTGGCTTGTCCTCCTCAGGGTAAAGATGACATCACTGGGGAGCCGCTGATTCAGCACGATGACGATAAACCAGAGGCTCTGATGGCACGACTCCGACATTACAAGGAATTGGCGAAGCCTGTTATAGATCTGTACAAGTAAGTTGCTTTTTATGCTGACCAGTTTGAAATCAGAACATCTCTGGTGTGAAGATTTTAAAGATActcatattttctgaaaatacttATAAACTCTTGCTTTTCAAACATCTAACTGATCGTGTCATTAACTTACAAGAATCCTTATCTTATCTAATTATTATCATAATAACAAGATTACAGGGAGTTAATTATAGCggcagcattttgtgtttttcagacacatagtgccattttttAGCATactcaagtaactatgttaaaaccatttgttataaaaataccatataaaatataacttaaaataaatttcatttaattttcatttaatttttaattaacaccttgaaattgggcctctgtctctttaaaaactcctgctctttctgaaactctgccttcaggaagccaTCCCAacatcactcctctattaaccttttagcAATGGTTTTACCATCATTTcattgagaagtagctcctataatgagctcagcatatgcacagttccaccagttgttttctaattgctgctggttagtctgaaggagctgagtaggGGAGACTCAGCAGAGGGCTGCGGAAGCTCACAAGTTtgtaaactgcagctctgaggaagaGCTTCGTCTTCGACGGCAGTGCTAAGTCCCCCCACGTGTTTTGAACAGCTGAAATATTGCTGCGGGAGATTAAacgatttctcaaacatgcatgaaagagtcaaggcaacactccaggtatggttttcatgagggaataacattataacaagatgtaaagctcaaaaaagtgtttttttacataatattgcccctttTTAAGATGCATCAAGAAATCGACGGGTACCAAACAGATGATTTTCAGGGTGATTCAGCCTGACCAGCAACTGGacaaaaacttacaaatatTCTTCTTTCTGGATAAACAGTGAACGCATCACAGTAAGAATTACTGGTCGGTCTGGCAACGACACTCTTCAGAATGAACATTGTTACTGAGGGGAGGAGACTCAATGTTAACAACTCAAAGTATTAATAAGATGTTGGAAATGAAGTCAGGGGAAAGACAAagatgtagaaaatgttttaaaaggaaGATTTATTTGAGAAGTGAATATGtgtctgtaatttatttataatgaaTAGCAGACACATTTTAGCATATAATGGTTCAATGGAGTCCAGCAAAGTTGCTCTGTTTTACTTTGTCACGCTTTCAGCCTCTGTCATTAAACATTCTGAAACATGCTAAAAGCAGCAAAGCTGGTGATGAGTCTTGACCAAAACACAAGGACACAACGACTGAGACTGAGAAACCCACCGGTTACAGGACCAACTCCTacctcctgttttttttgtgtgtgtttgatttgttttagattttaatgagAAACCTTAATTCCCATCTAAGTTTCTGTCAGTTGAAGTAAAACGTTTAGATGTCAAGAAAAgactttgtctgttttttacttcatctgaaatattttgataGCCACAACCAATTTCTTCTATTTTGTTTATCTTCACTCAGATCACAAGGAGTCCTGCATTCATTTTCTGGAACAGAGACTGACAAGATTTGGCCTTACATCAACTCTCTCCTCAGCACCAAGATGCACACACAGCCGTCAGGTGCCCATCCAACCCAAGTACCCTGAGAAGAGACCacagagaagaaagaggaaggattttttttttacttgctgaAATGAGATTCCAACAAAATGCACTAAGACACAAATCGAcatgttgtttgatttttatgaatGGTTGTGCACAAACATTTCCAAGGTTTTCTACTTAATAAtggtaaaataatcatttgccATGATTTTCTAATTATCACTTTGAAAAATGTAGGCGTCTCTATGGGTTTTGAGAGAACTGTCTTTTCCTTTCCCTGTAGTTTGTGtgacttttcttattttcaatCATACCTGTGTACAGACTTAAAAGGCAGAGCAAAAAAAGTCCATTTTTAATGGCAGctcaaatattttctatacACCAAAAATTTAGAGGTGTGATATACACAAATTACAACAAACCCttaaacaaaatgctttatCAAGGCAGATttccaaattgaaaaaaaactgtttaatttcaTGATAATTGTTAGTAACCAGGCTAATCACAATTAGCAAACTAAGCCAAtaactgcatatttttattaaaacactgtggggtttttttgctgcCAAAAAACCCTGCCATTTTTGCTGGCAGTTTAAACAGAACTTTGTGGCTGATTTATTGAGATACAGAAGTTGATACTGCAGCTATCACTGCCTTTCATTTGtttggcagccatattggattttgggATGCTGACTTGGTGAGGCTCCTCTGACTTTCCAAGCAGGACTTCCATCTTCAGTGAACATTCCATATGATTGCTTCAAACTTTAAGCTGGAAAACTTATCTTTCCATATTTGTGCCCCAACATGTGCCTGATGGCAGTTTGTTATGTAACGTAAGTCATTGGTTACAAATGTGCTGCCATGTTTTTCAGCAATTGTTTTGACCTAAATGAGCTCTGTGATTATGTATGCACTCGTTTCATAGGTATTGGGAACTGGGAACCTCTTTGGGTTGTTGATGGATTAGTTTTTCTGGAGGTGTTGAAGCTAATGCCTTGAATGTTGttccatttctttaaatatactCTAGTGTTGCCTTACAATTTCTCTCTATAAAGTGTAACATTTTCCTGTTGGTGCATatatgaaaaacaactttttgttaTGATTCTGACACTGTTACAGTCACTTCGGGGGTTCTTTTCTATGTACTATATCAATTGTCATTGCAAGAGTGTTGCAACTTTGCTGGCTTTGCTTTACAGCTACTTGCCATAGAGAATAGCTTTGGTTCCATCAGTTAAAGTTTGCCGTGTGTAATAACTTGGTAAAGTGTTCACCAATCTTAGCAGCTGACAAACAAAGATAAGTTTGAATTGTTTCTTCAGTTCTGTGACCCTATGGTTCTGCTTTTTAACCAAATTATGAAGTTACAGCTTGAAGCCTGTAAATAGCGGCTTTAAATCAGTGACAGGCTGTAACGGACGCcaaacctgttttgtttttttgttgttgttttcatatttaggcTCTAAGGACAGTGGATTTGGGGTATTTTACTGTACGTCGTCTCTCTAAAGATAGACCAAAGGAAAAGAAACTGTAGGATGAGAGCTGACATGGAGCAGCTTACTAAAAGCATAGCTTTCACGCTTTAAGTAAGCATGCAAGCTGCAGGGTCAGAAATGAATGGTTGAGCAACTAAAGTGGTGAAATTACAATGCAACGCTACATAGCTTTTGTGTAAGGCCACAGAGATATTTCTGCCTTGTTTTCACATAACGTGGTTAAAATGAAGTTACATTCCAAGAACAATAAAACTTTTGTTGAAAGCATGACTTCTTGTTTGGTTAATCAAGTGAGTGTTGCAACTTGTGACATTGTTCCTTCCGTATGTATAGTCTGCACACCTAAGCTGATTGTACTCTCTAAGTAATACTCTACAAAGTCATTCATGTTGGGGTACAATAGGTGGAATTATGTAATTCTCATTCAGTGTTTGGTTTTGTGCATGTGGTGGGTCTCAAAAGTACACATGGCTGGTTTTAGTAACATTAGGAACAAAACTACCATgacaaaatgcttttatttttaatcagatataataaaaaatgtgcagtAATCTGTTTGCAAAAGTATGAACACCATTACAATAATCCTAGGTTGTAGCACCTGTTAATTTAGTTACAGTCCTATCAATTACAGTGAATTTGATTAATCTATAAAATGTTGCTGTTCTGGTATGATTTCCATTACATAACATTTGTGTCATTTAGCTACTGTGTATTAGTAGAGAGGTTATACAAAATCAAAACCTTATAGATTAAGGaatttcataaaattaacaGAGGTCTGGGGGAGTTATGTATTTCTCAGGTATAAGGAATTGTTACCTGGTTCAGTTGCAGTAtgtatcaaaaataactttaaaacgTTTTGGCTTTGCATCATAGCTATATCTGATGTCTCAAAATCTAGAAAGATGAGGATGAAAAGGTCTTTCATATTTCAGAAATACAGAGactccacacacacatcacaggGGTCCACCACTCCAGTGCTCAAGAGCTTCTGTCCTTCAACTTTTAGAAGCATACCTTttctaacacacctgaatcaaatgaatgactGGTTACCGTTCCTCTTCAAAGTTGAATGACTGTAGAGGGAATTCaaccatttgattcaggtgtgctggaAAAGGCATGCATCTAAAGGTAGGATTgactttgcaaaacaaatgtacaaGCTGGATTGGGCAAttcatgaaaaaacaataaatgggTACAAAAAGAGAATATTAAAATTTCATCAAAAGTTgctccaacaaaatattattttgggGTGCACACGCTTTTGAAATCAGATTATCAGATTATTGCTGCAATAATCAGATTATTGCagcagttttacttttatttttcagatttgtctgttttttagtCGAATTACCCATGAAGTAGGTCAGATTTCAGGTGGGAGTGTTTCTTTCTGAATGCCTAactgcctgcctgtctgtctgtctgtctgtctgtctgttccTCCTCTTCTAATCCTGGGGGATTTGTAAGTAAAGCCAATGTGCTTTAGGGCTTGGGTTAAACTCCACTCCACTGTCTGACACAGATTAAAGCTTCATCTTCTGTGTTTACCTTCCACATGAGGTGcagctctgtttgtgtttgcagagcTCAGCTTTAGATGAACACTTTGCTCTAGCTTGATGAATTTACTTTAACTTCAGTGCATTCTTTCCAAAGAATTCATCcgtcttttgtgtttgtttcagccTATAGAAGTAAGTAGATGTATAGAAGTAAAAGACTCAACAGTTACAATGACAGTGATCaatcaaaacagcaaaatccAAGATGACAAAGTCACACAGCTAGCAAATCCTTTACTACTCATAGtgttattatttcatttaataacaaacagttatttaaaaaaacaattaaacaataaagaaagcaaaatggATCACAAGACaatctgaacaaaaaaattatacatcaGACAGACGTCATGAATTAGTGCAGACTTGCATTTGTTGATGACATTCTTACTATTGGTACATAATTCATCAAGAAATAGTTGAGTTAGTTTGGAAATGACCAAAACTAATACATTGTATTCCTGAATTGTCTGCAATTATGTTTTGCGAAACTAGTCATCCCAGTTATTTTGCTTAACACAGGCACAAACCTCAGGATATTttaagaccaacacaaagcagtctGATTTGATGAAGTGAACCGGATAGTTGCAAGTCACAGATCTCCAACAagaataaattttatttcagatgtatGATGGAGCAACCAGAAGGTTTAGCTGGATTATGTTCATGGGTATCAAGATACAAGGagctaaatataaatgcatgccacGCTTgtcagactttttgtttttttagttgcacagcaattttttaacatttgttttgcacTTCTCAAATATGCACTATTATGTGCTGGTCAATCAGAATCTCATTAGATAGACGACAAGACAATGGAAAGTATCAAGGTATGAAAACTTATGCGGtttgtcagattttttgtttctgtcactaAAATGCACTCCATGTTTTCCTGTTCCAGTCAGGAAGCACAGAGCGCCGCTGCTGGACAGATCCATGAACACTCTAGCCAGTGATGCCCTCTTGCTTTCTCACATCCACATGCGCTACAGATCTACCAATGGCAGTCCTGTTTTCTGGTCCTACGCCAAGGACGCGTTTAGCGGTGTGATGATGCAGTAGCTCGGCACCTCCACAGCTTCACCGACAGGTAAAACTGGGATCTACCTGGAAATCCCTGCAGAGGTGCCCAGTTGTCACTGGGCTCTTGACGCCTTGACCCTTCGGCTGACAGTGAATGACAAAGCAAAGGTCAGTGCGTGTGCGCGCGCGCAGCCGGGATTCAAAGCGCATCTCCACAGCGGCACAAGACGGCGCTCCTGGGAGAATGATAGAAAACGCTCTGAAAGGTAAAAGTCTCCTTTGGACTGTCAGTTTGTGGTCATCGCTTTGATTTTTTGATAAGTTTTTGTAAACCCCAGCTTTGTTGTTTCGCATCATTTCAACAGAGAAGATGAGCACATCATGATCGGAACCTGGATGTTACATAATATTAAGCTACCCTTACAAATCGTGACCACTCACACTCAAAGCGCATCTTGCGCTCGCATGGCAGCCCTGTTATTTTAATGAACATGCACATATTTCAAGGTAacattatgttatttttctcgaggcatatagaaaaaaaaagataaaccaaAAAGTTGGGTCGTCCGGGCCTGTTTGGGACGCACACAGCCGGGTTATGAATGACATCATTTGGGATATTTTTGTCACGAGGGTCGatttttctaaacaaataatCTGTTCTCATAATTTTTGAACCCATTGTGCGGAAATTCCACATAATGTCATTTCAATCGATGACTTGGCTGAAAGAGTAGTGGGAAGGCTGCTACTTCAGACAGTTGGATATTTTTGACCCATTCGTGCAATCCGTGTTTTCAGGGGAGAAATAACAATTATTCATATACcagtttctattttaaataacGACATGAAAGACGTGTATCTTTAATTAAACTTATCGTTACGGGGGAGATATGTCAGTCGTTTTTCTGATTTATCAGAGCCACTTGCCTTATTTATCAGGAAACGCTTTATTCTAAGAGGACAGCTCCTCTTCCGCTGTCCAACTGCGCATCGTCACATCACTGCGCGTCACACACATCACGTGAACAGCTTAACAGCTCTTGGTTTAGCTCCATGTTATGATCATTACTCAGGGACGtgacaagcttttttttttttttttttttttttttacaacagaaaCAATTACTTTCTTGTCAGGAATGAGGAGCTGAACTCCATTgaaatgcaagaaaatgtttaaatctttggacatttggaaaaaagttCAGCAGTGAAACTATAAACAATTAGTTAcgactataactataaactacaCTTACAtgcaaaagcattcatttttattgaactACTTCACAGTTTTACAAGCTCTAACATATTCCACTAGGATCTTTATATGGTAAACCACAAAAAGTGCATAAAGTAAGTTTATatagcctatatatatatatatatatatatatatatatatatatatatatatatatatatatatatatatatatatatatatatatatatatattagaaaataaaataaaataaagagctgCATGTATTTGTATTGATCCCCTTCAACCTGATACCCTCTAattaaaatgtgcagaaaacatTGTCTATCATGAAGACTGCAATAACTCACCCATAATCCTACATTGGAGTGTTTGACAGGCGTTGACCCTAAACGTACAGCAAGAGGTAAAATGGTACAGTTTAGATCATTTAGCATTAGAATGGGACCAGATAAAAATTCGGTTGACAATCTATTGCAAAACGTGCACTAATATGCACTACTTTTTATTGATCAGTCATGcagaatcccaataaaatactaaTGATCATGGTTAAgaaacaaagtgtgaaaaagtttgaattcaATACTGCTGTATACTTTTACAGGGCACTGTGGTGTCGATGCAAACTGTgagtttggaaaaaatataagatctgagaagctaatgctacagcTGCTCAGTTCAAGTTTATTCCTAATCCTTCAGCTGATCCAGCAGATTCCTTGATTTTGCTTTAACTGTTATGTGGATAATCATCAATCCTAAGTAAATACTAGAGAATGGTGGTAAAAAGCAGTAAAGACTGTGATGCATTCAGAATCATTCTCTGTCATGTGTCATAAAGCAATTTCAGTTTCTGCAgcatatttaaaagcacataaAGAGTTTATAATGCATGCCCACACTACCCGGAATGTTGCACAAATAATTTGCAAATGATTTTCAGTACTTTCCTTCATAAAACAATGTTCTTTATGAAGGAGATGTGCAGAGAGAagttatgaaagaaaaaacatttttaggaaggattttttgaaagttttttttgtaactaGTGACCTTTATTTAATAGTAGCTTGGCAGGAAGTGGAGCAGAGAGGTAAAGAAAAAAGGGTATGACATGAAGTAAATGGCCCAGGGCTGGAAATCCAACTTGTGAAAGAACTGTAGTAAATGTTGGCTGTCCACTTGCTCTACCACTGGTGTCGCCAGTTTTAGGAAGGATTATATGAGAAAAAGACTAAACATGGATTTTCAGGTTAGCATGGGTAATATAAGATGTAGAGCATGCTCTTTGTAAATCTGAGccataaaaacttaaaagtgtATCTTAAAAACATCCATCAGTTTGAGGAAAAGGCTTTTAAACACTGAAGAAGTTgcaaaatgtgcacaaattAAGTTTAACATCTAATACCTGTTAGGATAACTTGCAATGGACAAAGGACTATGATTAGCTattagacaaaaagtaaaagtagtgATCTTACAactaaaaatcttaaaagtgtggtgtaAATTTGTATCCAACCCCTTATGTGTGGTATGTACAGTAGTTTCCAGCTAAGATAAGATATTGTTATTGTCCACAGTGAAACGTGTTGTAGAATGAAAGCAGCTCAGAAaccagtttttctgtttctgttttctgtttctcttaaATAAAGTAAAGTTGTGCCTTCTTATTGTTGACCATCACCTTTTATCATCCATGTTAGCAGCAAAGTTGTTGCTCATTCATTTGaggggacttttttttttttaaatgtagtgtCTTTCATAGGTATTTATTCCCCTGCAACCTTTTTCACAGCCACAAAGCACTAATGTATTTAATTGAGATTTAG contains:
- the ak4 gene encoding adenylate kinase 4, mitochondrial gives rise to the protein MAKLLRAAVLGPPGSGKGTICKRIAQSFGLQYLSSGHFLREGIAANTEAGVLAKTYIDRGMLVPDQVMTRLMLPKLEQLRNHSWLLDGFPRTLTQAQALNSLYQMDLVISLNIPYETLKERLSDRWVHPASGRVYNMGFNPPRVQGKDDITGEPLIQHDDDKPEALMARLRHYKELAKPVIDLYKSQGVLHSFSGTETDKIWPYINSLLSTKMHTQPSGAHPTQVP